Genomic window (Prosthecochloris aestuarii DSM 271):
CGTCAGGCATGAAATAGCCATCGACATCGACCGCGCTGCCCTGTGCAGCGTTCAGCTCATCGATGATAGCAGCCTCACTGGCAGCCATCGATTCAGCAATACCTGCAAACTTCGCTTTGAGCTCCTGGTCCTTGTCCTGTGCGGCAAGAGCCTGTGCCCAATAAAGTGCGAAATAGTAGTGGCTTCCACGGTTATCAATCTCGTTAACTTTCCGAGAAGGAGACTTTCTGTTTTCAAGATACTGACCGACCGCCTGATCGACCGTGTCAGCAAGAACCTGGGCTTTATCGTTCTTGAATGCCGCGGCAAGATGTTCAAGAGAAACGCCAAGAGCAAGCATTTCACCCAGTGAGTCCCATCTCAGATGACCCTCTTTAAGAAACTGCTGAACATGTTTAGGAGCAGAACCGCCTGCACCGGTCTCAAACAGACCGCCGCCGTTCATCAGCGGAACGATAGAAAGCATTTTGGCGCTGGTGCCAAGTTCAAGGATCGGGAAAAGATCAGTCAGGTAATCTCTGAGAACGTTACCGGTAACCGAAATGGTATCCTTACCCGCTCTGATGCGTTCCAGCGAGAAGCGCATCGCTTCTACCGGAGACATGATTCTGATATCGAGTCCTTCGGTATCGTGCTCTTTCAGATAGGCTGTGACTTTTTCAATCAACTGAACGTGATGAGCACGTTCTTTGTCAAGCCAGAACACAGCCGGTACGCCGGTGGCTTTTGCTCTGTTCACAGCAAGCTTCACCCAGTCGCGGATAGGAGCATCCTTAACCTGGCACATTCTGTAAATATCGCCTGTTTCGACAACCTGCTCAAGCATTGCCTTTCCGGATCCGTCAACCACTCGAATGACGCCATCACCCGGAGCCTCGAAGGTTTTGTCATGAGAGCCGTACTCTTCTGCTTTCTGAGCCATCAGACCGACGTTGGAAACGCTGCCCATGGTGGAAACATCATAAGCACCGTTTTTCTGACAATCTTCGATCATCTCCTGATACATCGTGGCATAACAACGATCAGGAATCATAGCCGTTGTATCATGCAGTTCACCATCAGGACCCCACATTTTGCCGCCGTCACGGATCACGACAGGCATTGAGGCATCGATGATGATATCGTTGGGAACATGAAGGTTGGTAATCCCTTTATCGGAATCAACCATAGCAAGCGCCGGGCGGCTCGGGTAGACAGCCTGGATGTCGGCTTCGATTTCAGCTCTCTTGTCTTCAGGAAGAGACTGGATCTTTGCGTAAACATCTCCAAGACCGTTATTCACGTTGACGCCAAGAGCTTTGAATGTGTCGCCATGCTTGTCAAAAACATCCTTATAAAAAACCAATACAGCATGACCGAACATAATCGGGTCAGAAACCTTCATCATGGTCGCTTTCAGGTGCAGCGAAAGCAGCATATCATCATTTTTCGACCGCTCAATCTGAGCCGCATAAAAATCGCGAAGCTTACGAACGTTCATGATGGAGGTATCGATCACTTCACCATCAAGAAGCGAAAGACTGTCTTTCAGCACCGTCACGTTACCATCACCGTCAACATACTCGATACGAACACTATCGGCACCGTTCATGGTCGCCGACTTTTCGGTTTCGTAAAAATCACCGCTCTCCATATACGCAACACTGGCTTTAGAGCCGGATTCCCACGCTCTCAGACGATGAGGATTGTTCTGAGCATACTGCTTGACCGAAGCCGCTGCGCGCCTGTCGGAGTTGCCTTCACGCAATACCGGATTGACCGCACTGCCAAGAACCTTGGCGTAACGGACTTTGATCTCTTTTTCAGCATCGTTTTTCGGTTCTTCAGGATAGTCAGGAACATTGTAACCTTTCGACTGAAGCTCCTTGATAGCAGCCTGCAGCTGAGGAATAGATGCGCTGATGTTCGGAAGTTTTATGATATTAGCCTCCTTGGTCTTGGCAAGCTCGCCAAGTTCGGAGAGATAATCAGGGATCTGCTGTTCAGGGGTCAGATTATCAGGAAAATTAGCGATAATTCGTCCGGCAAGGGAGATATCACGGGTTTCAACTTCAACACCGGTACCACTGGTAAATGCCTGAATGAT
Coding sequences:
- a CDS encoding NADP-dependent isocitrate dehydrogenase, which encodes MAKIIYTKIDEAPALATYSLLPIIQAFTSGTGVEVETRDISLAGRIIANFPDNLTPEQQIPDYLSELGELAKTKEANIIKLPNISASIPQLQAAIKELQSKGYNVPDYPEEPKNDAEKEIKVRYAKVLGSAVNPVLREGNSDRRAAASVKQYAQNNPHRLRAWESGSKASVAYMESGDFYETEKSATMNGADSVRIEYVDGDGNVTVLKDSLSLLDGEVIDTSIMNVRKLRDFYAAQIERSKNDDMLLSLHLKATMMKVSDPIMFGHAVLVFYKDVFDKHGDTFKALGVNVNNGLGDVYAKIQSLPEDKRAEIEADIQAVYPSRPALAMVDSDKGITNLHVPNDIIIDASMPVVIRDGGKMWGPDGELHDTTAMIPDRCYATMYQEMIEDCQKNGAYDVSTMGSVSNVGLMAQKAEEYGSHDKTFEAPGDGVIRVVDGSGKAMLEQVVETGDIYRMCQVKDAPIRDWVKLAVNRAKATGVPAVFWLDKERAHHVQLIEKVTAYLKEHDTEGLDIRIMSPVEAMRFSLERIRAGKDTISVTGNVLRDYLTDLFPILELGTSAKMLSIVPLMNGGGLFETGAGGSAPKHVQQFLKEGHLRWDSLGEMLALGVSLEHLAAAFKNDKAQVLADTVDQAVGQYLENRKSPSRKVNEIDNRGSHYYFALYWAQALAAQDKDQELKAKFAGIAESMAASEAAIIDELNAAQGSAVDVDGYFMPDDEKASQAMRPSATLNAIIDALK